One Festucalex cinctus isolate MCC-2025b chromosome 1, RoL_Fcin_1.0, whole genome shotgun sequence genomic region harbors:
- the LOC144016440 gene encoding uncharacterized protein LOC144016440 has product MELPPLHHGGAGAYPSLLRAVGGVHPELVASQLQYSSLQDQRLSRIPEESELDSGAGASRPPDQQDGEERATSGSDEDDVPLRALVSERWSRSLSGGPSSYMTSRRDHLESAQLESPRRRSGQIAAHPDLWNQSGWSVKKERKRAVKRRRSRRKKSSLQYMYEQFPQWLVNVMINIEEATTHQLLIE; this is encoded by the exons ATGGAACTTCCTCCACTGCAT cacgggggtgctggagcctatcccagtctgcttcgggcagtaggcggggtacaccctgaactggttgccagccaattgcag TATTCATCACTCCAAGATCAAAGGCTGTCTCGCATCCCGGAGGAGTCCGAGTTGGACAGTGGAGCCGGAGCGAGCCGCCCACCGGACCAACAAGATGGTGAAGAACGTGCGACGTCTGGAAGTGACGAGGACGACGTCCCACTGAGGGCTCTCGTGTCTGAACGGTGGTCTCGCTCCTTAAGCGGGGGGCCTTCATCATATATGACGTCTCGCCGAGACCATCTGGAGTCGGCGCAGTTGGAGTCGCCGAGGAGGCGAAGCGGTCAAATAGCTGCTCATCCTGACTTATGGAACCAATCCGGATGGTCAGTGAAGAAGGAGCGCAAAAGAGccgtgaagaggaggaggagcagacgCAAGAAATCTTCGTTGCAATACATG TACGAGCAGTTTCCCCAGTGGCTGGTGAATGTGATGATCAACATCGAGGAGGCCACAACACACCAACTGCTGATTGAGTAA
- the LOC144016506 gene encoding insulin-like growth factor-binding protein 1 isoform X1: MCGLRERKMLATAVVLAAVALARASPVLGPEPIRCAPCTQEKLSECPAVPVGCGQVLREPGCGCCMACALERGSDCGVHTAHCARGLRCLPRPGEARPLHALTRGQGVCTEDQGKDAEGEADHSSLQDMLGLPNQDAQESIKAKVNAIRNKLVQQGPCHIELDSALDAIASSQQTLGDKFTTFYLPNCDKHGFYKAKQCESSLAGVPARCWCVSAWNGKILPGAGDIPGDSECHQEVTH; the protein is encoded by the exons ATGTGCGGATTACGCGAGAGGAAGATGCTGGCGACGGCCGTGGTTTTGGCGGCGGTGGCGTTGGCGAGGGCGTCCCCGGTGTTGGGCCCCGAGCCAATTCGATGCGCCCCCTGCACCCAGGAGAAGCTGAGCGAATGTCCCGCCGTCCCCGTCGGCTGCGGGCAGGTGCTGAGGGAGCCCGGCTGCGGCTGCTGCATGGCCTGCGCCCTGGAAAGGGGGAGCGACTGCGGGGTCCACACGGCCCACTGCGCCCGCGGCCTACGCTGCCTGCCCAGGCCCGGAGAGGCCAGGCCGCTCCATGCCCTCACTCGGGGCCAGGGGGTCTGCACCGAAGACCAAGGTA AGGATGCTGAAGGGGAAGCGGACCACAGCTCCCTGCAGGACATGCTGGGCTTACCCAACCAAGACGCCCAGGAGAGCATCAAGGCCAAAGTCAACGCCATACGCAACAAACTGGTGCAGCag GGTCCTTGTCACATTGAGCTCGACTCTGCCCTGGACGCCATCGCCAGCTCCCAGCAGACCCTCGGCGACAAGTTCACCACCTTCTACCTCCCCAACTGCGACAAGCACGGCTTCTACAAGGCCAAGCAG TGCGAGTCATCTCTGGCGGGCGTGCCGGCTCGCTGCTGGTGCGTGTCGGCGTGGAACGGTAAGATCCTCCCCGGAGCCGGCGACATCCCCGGCGACTCCGAGTGCCACCAGGAAGTCACTCACTGA
- the LOC144016506 gene encoding insulin-like growth factor-binding protein 1 isoform X2 produces MCGLRERKMLATAVVLAAVALARASPVLGPEPIRCAPCTQEKLSECPAVPVGCGQVLREPGCGCCMACALERGSDCGVHTAHCARGLRCLPRPGEARPLHALTRGQGVCTEDQEDAEGEADHSSLQDMLGLPNQDAQESIKAKVNAIRNKLVQQGPCHIELDSALDAIASSQQTLGDKFTTFYLPNCDKHGFYKAKQCESSLAGVPARCWCVSAWNGKILPGAGDIPGDSECHQEVTH; encoded by the exons ATGTGCGGATTACGCGAGAGGAAGATGCTGGCGACGGCCGTGGTTTTGGCGGCGGTGGCGTTGGCGAGGGCGTCCCCGGTGTTGGGCCCCGAGCCAATTCGATGCGCCCCCTGCACCCAGGAGAAGCTGAGCGAATGTCCCGCCGTCCCCGTCGGCTGCGGGCAGGTGCTGAGGGAGCCCGGCTGCGGCTGCTGCATGGCCTGCGCCCTGGAAAGGGGGAGCGACTGCGGGGTCCACACGGCCCACTGCGCCCGCGGCCTACGCTGCCTGCCCAGGCCCGGAGAGGCCAGGCCGCTCCATGCCCTCACTCGGGGCCAGGGGGTCTGCACCGAAGACCAAG AGGATGCTGAAGGGGAAGCGGACCACAGCTCCCTGCAGGACATGCTGGGCTTACCCAACCAAGACGCCCAGGAGAGCATCAAGGCCAAAGTCAACGCCATACGCAACAAACTGGTGCAGCag GGTCCTTGTCACATTGAGCTCGACTCTGCCCTGGACGCCATCGCCAGCTCCCAGCAGACCCTCGGCGACAAGTTCACCACCTTCTACCTCCCCAACTGCGACAAGCACGGCTTCTACAAGGCCAAGCAG TGCGAGTCATCTCTGGCGGGCGTGCCGGCTCGCTGCTGGTGCGTGTCGGCGTGGAACGGTAAGATCCTCCCCGGAGCCGGCGACATCCCCGGCGACTCCGAGTGCCACCAGGAAGTCACTCACTGA